Proteins encoded within one genomic window of Cucumis sativus cultivar 9930 chromosome 3, Cucumber_9930_V3, whole genome shotgun sequence:
- the LOC101217479 gene encoding uncharacterized protein LOC101217479 isoform X6, with translation MVFSVGNGRMAVMTRLLAAGSFSRTIAGKSREEVGHQKFASEFICRELRDADEANLIDEEDMHVFGLKPMVDPLNLVCCNICKKPVKASQYIIHSELCRSLGFRQGTIMDLDGGMGHRKHSRKEKKKLLSTDAIPDISAVVEKEGAESTCVDFSAAPALPINNQFEMIKLTKRACSGVDAASLIHPSTKRSKLITGEGLLLASDLEPSSAKTKIRTDVPFPLASKIYYSQRNNRLRSSLGYLYWEAVASSKEICNIMDQHMTTENIKLFHSTSEEESQEQTSDVIGKKMDNQSLTSAWKSDHNLAVFSSGKCLPAGGASNKFVIGSSVAWPQIAPVELAQKKTIYLEG, from the exons ATGGTATTCTCTGTTGGAAATGGGAGAATGGCTGTGATGACAAGGCTTCTGGCTGCTGGGAGTTTCTCTCGAACTATTGCAGGTAAATCTAGAG AGGAAGTTGGTCATCAGAAATTTGCTTCTGAATTTATCTGCAGAGAACTTCGTGATGCAGATGAAGCAAATTTAATTGATGAAGAAG ATATGCACGTTTTTGGTTTGAAGCCTATGGTTGATCCACTGAACTTG GTTTGCTGCAATATTTGTAAGAAGCCAGTAAAGGCCAGCCAATATATCATTCATTCag AGCTTTGTAGGTCTCTAGGTTTCAGACAAGGAACTATTATGGACCTTGATGGTGGGATGGGCCATAGAAAACACTcaaggaaggagaagaaaaagttacTATCTACTGATGCTA TCCCAGATATATCAGCTGTTGTGGAGAAAGAAGGGGCTGAATCAACGTGTGTTGACTTTTCTGCTGCACCAGCATTGCCAATTAATAACCAATTTGAAATGATCAAGTTGACAAAAA GAGCCTGTTCTGGTGTAGATGCAGCTAGTCTGATCCATCCTTCGACAAAGCGGTCCAAATT GATAACTGGTGAAGGGCTGTTATTGGCATCTGATTTAGAACCATCGTcagctaaaacaaaaattagaa CAGATGTTCCGTTTCCCCTTGCAAGTAAAATATATTACTCTCAAAGAAACAATCGTCTGCGCTCGTCTCTTGGCTATCTTTACTGGGAGGCCGTTGCTTCTAGCAAGgaaatttgtaatataatgGATCAGCACATGACTAcggaaaatataaaactatttcaCAGTACTTCCGAGGAGGAGTCTCAAGAACAAACAAGTGACGTTATTGGAAAGAAG ATGGATAATCAGTCATTAACCTCTGCATGGAAATCTGACCATAATCTGGCCGTATTCTCATCTGGGAAATGTCTGCCTGCTGGTGGTGCCTCAAATAAGTTTGTTATTGGCAGCAGTGTTGCATGGCCGCAGATTGCTCCAGTTGAACTGGCACAAAAGAAGACTATCTACCTGGAAGGCTAG
- the LOC101217479 gene encoding uncharacterized protein LOC101217479 isoform X5: MVFSVGNGRMAVMTRLLAAGSFSRTIAEEVGHQKFASEFICRELRDADEANLIDEEDMHVFGLKPMVDPLNLVCCNICKKPVKASQYIIHSELCRSLGFRQGTIMDLDGGMGHRKHSRKEKKKLLSTDAIPDISAVVEKEGAESTCVDFSAAPALPINNQFEMIKLTKRNLTCNVAPILDDDTGACSGVDAASLIHPSTKRSKLITGEGLLLASDLEPSSAKTKIRTDVPFPLASKIYYSQRNNRLRSSLGYLYWEAVASSKEICNIMDQHMTTENIKLFHSTSEEESQEQTSDVIGKKMDNQSLTSAWKSDHNLAVFSSGKCLPAGGASNKFVIGSSVAWPQIAPVELAQKKTIYLEG, from the exons ATGGTATTCTCTGTTGGAAATGGGAGAATGGCTGTGATGACAAGGCTTCTGGCTGCTGGGAGTTTCTCTCGAACTATTGCAG AGGAAGTTGGTCATCAGAAATTTGCTTCTGAATTTATCTGCAGAGAACTTCGTGATGCAGATGAAGCAAATTTAATTGATGAAGAAG ATATGCACGTTTTTGGTTTGAAGCCTATGGTTGATCCACTGAACTTG GTTTGCTGCAATATTTGTAAGAAGCCAGTAAAGGCCAGCCAATATATCATTCATTCag AGCTTTGTAGGTCTCTAGGTTTCAGACAAGGAACTATTATGGACCTTGATGGTGGGATGGGCCATAGAAAACACTcaaggaaggagaagaaaaagttacTATCTACTGATGCTA TCCCAGATATATCAGCTGTTGTGGAGAAAGAAGGGGCTGAATCAACGTGTGTTGACTTTTCTGCTGCACCAGCATTGCCAATTAATAACCAATTTGAAATGATCAAGTTGACAAAAA GAAATTTAACTTGTAATGTGGCGCCTATACTGGATGATGATACAGGAGCCTGTTCTGGTGTAGATGCAGCTAGTCTGATCCATCCTTCGACAAAGCGGTCCAAATT GATAACTGGTGAAGGGCTGTTATTGGCATCTGATTTAGAACCATCGTcagctaaaacaaaaattagaa CAGATGTTCCGTTTCCCCTTGCAAGTAAAATATATTACTCTCAAAGAAACAATCGTCTGCGCTCGTCTCTTGGCTATCTTTACTGGGAGGCCGTTGCTTCTAGCAAGgaaatttgtaatataatgGATCAGCACATGACTAcggaaaatataaaactatttcaCAGTACTTCCGAGGAGGAGTCTCAAGAACAAACAAGTGACGTTATTGGAAAGAAG ATGGATAATCAGTCATTAACCTCTGCATGGAAATCTGACCATAATCTGGCCGTATTCTCATCTGGGAAATGTCTGCCTGCTGGTGGTGCCTCAAATAAGTTTGTTATTGGCAGCAGTGTTGCATGGCCGCAGATTGCTCCAGTTGAACTGGCACAAAAGAAGACTATCTACCTGGAAGGCTAG
- the LOC101217479 gene encoding uncharacterized protein LOC101217479 isoform X1, whose product MVFSVGNGRMAVMTRLLAAGSFSRTIAGKSREEVGHQKFASEFICRELRDADEANLIDEEDMHVFGLKPMVDPLNLVCCNICKKPVKASQYIIHSELCRSLGFRQGTIMDLDGGMGHRKHSRKEKKKLLSTDAIPDISAVVEKEGAESTCVDFSAAPALPINNQFEMIKLTKRNLTCNVAPILDDDTGACSGVDAASLIHPSTKRSKLITGEGLLLASDLEPSSAKTKIRTDVPFPLASKIYYSQRNNRLRSSLGYLYWEAVASSKEICNIMDQHMTTENIKLFHSTSEEESQEQTSDVIGKKMDNQSLTSAWKSDHNLAVFSSGKCLPAGGASNKFVIGSSVAWPQIAPVELAQKKTIYLEG is encoded by the exons ATGGTATTCTCTGTTGGAAATGGGAGAATGGCTGTGATGACAAGGCTTCTGGCTGCTGGGAGTTTCTCTCGAACTATTGCAGGTAAATCTAGAG AGGAAGTTGGTCATCAGAAATTTGCTTCTGAATTTATCTGCAGAGAACTTCGTGATGCAGATGAAGCAAATTTAATTGATGAAGAAG ATATGCACGTTTTTGGTTTGAAGCCTATGGTTGATCCACTGAACTTG GTTTGCTGCAATATTTGTAAGAAGCCAGTAAAGGCCAGCCAATATATCATTCATTCag AGCTTTGTAGGTCTCTAGGTTTCAGACAAGGAACTATTATGGACCTTGATGGTGGGATGGGCCATAGAAAACACTcaaggaaggagaagaaaaagttacTATCTACTGATGCTA TCCCAGATATATCAGCTGTTGTGGAGAAAGAAGGGGCTGAATCAACGTGTGTTGACTTTTCTGCTGCACCAGCATTGCCAATTAATAACCAATTTGAAATGATCAAGTTGACAAAAA GAAATTTAACTTGTAATGTGGCGCCTATACTGGATGATGATACAGGAGCCTGTTCTGGTGTAGATGCAGCTAGTCTGATCCATCCTTCGACAAAGCGGTCCAAATT GATAACTGGTGAAGGGCTGTTATTGGCATCTGATTTAGAACCATCGTcagctaaaacaaaaattagaa CAGATGTTCCGTTTCCCCTTGCAAGTAAAATATATTACTCTCAAAGAAACAATCGTCTGCGCTCGTCTCTTGGCTATCTTTACTGGGAGGCCGTTGCTTCTAGCAAGgaaatttgtaatataatgGATCAGCACATGACTAcggaaaatataaaactatttcaCAGTACTTCCGAGGAGGAGTCTCAAGAACAAACAAGTGACGTTATTGGAAAGAAG ATGGATAATCAGTCATTAACCTCTGCATGGAAATCTGACCATAATCTGGCCGTATTCTCATCTGGGAAATGTCTGCCTGCTGGTGGTGCCTCAAATAAGTTTGTTATTGGCAGCAGTGTTGCATGGCCGCAGATTGCTCCAGTTGAACTGGCACAAAAGAAGACTATCTACCTGGAAGGCTAG
- the LOC101217479 gene encoding uncharacterized protein LOC101217479 isoform X7, whose translation MVFSVGNGRMAVMTRLLAAGSFSRTIAGKSREEVGHQKFASEFICRELRDADEANLIDEEDMHVFGLKPMVDPLNLVCCNICKKPVKASQYIIHSELCRSLGFRQGTIMDLDGGMGHRKHSRKEKKKLLSTDAIPDISAVVEKEGAESTCVDFSAAPALPINNQFEMIKLTKRACSGVDAASLIHPSTKRSKLITGEGLLLASDLEPSSAKTKIRNVPFPLASKIYYSQRNNRLRSSLGYLYWEAVASSKEICNIMDQHMTTENIKLFHSTSEEESQEQTSDVIGKKMDNQSLTSAWKSDHNLAVFSSGKCLPAGGASNKFVIGSSVAWPQIAPVELAQKKTIYLEG comes from the exons ATGGTATTCTCTGTTGGAAATGGGAGAATGGCTGTGATGACAAGGCTTCTGGCTGCTGGGAGTTTCTCTCGAACTATTGCAGGTAAATCTAGAG AGGAAGTTGGTCATCAGAAATTTGCTTCTGAATTTATCTGCAGAGAACTTCGTGATGCAGATGAAGCAAATTTAATTGATGAAGAAG ATATGCACGTTTTTGGTTTGAAGCCTATGGTTGATCCACTGAACTTG GTTTGCTGCAATATTTGTAAGAAGCCAGTAAAGGCCAGCCAATATATCATTCATTCag AGCTTTGTAGGTCTCTAGGTTTCAGACAAGGAACTATTATGGACCTTGATGGTGGGATGGGCCATAGAAAACACTcaaggaaggagaagaaaaagttacTATCTACTGATGCTA TCCCAGATATATCAGCTGTTGTGGAGAAAGAAGGGGCTGAATCAACGTGTGTTGACTTTTCTGCTGCACCAGCATTGCCAATTAATAACCAATTTGAAATGATCAAGTTGACAAAAA GAGCCTGTTCTGGTGTAGATGCAGCTAGTCTGATCCATCCTTCGACAAAGCGGTCCAAATT GATAACTGGTGAAGGGCTGTTATTGGCATCTGATTTAGAACCATCGTcagctaaaacaaaaattagaa ATGTTCCGTTTCCCCTTGCAAGTAAAATATATTACTCTCAAAGAAACAATCGTCTGCGCTCGTCTCTTGGCTATCTTTACTGGGAGGCCGTTGCTTCTAGCAAGgaaatttgtaatataatgGATCAGCACATGACTAcggaaaatataaaactatttcaCAGTACTTCCGAGGAGGAGTCTCAAGAACAAACAAGTGACGTTATTGGAAAGAAG ATGGATAATCAGTCATTAACCTCTGCATGGAAATCTGACCATAATCTGGCCGTATTCTCATCTGGGAAATGTCTGCCTGCTGGTGGTGCCTCAAATAAGTTTGTTATTGGCAGCAGTGTTGCATGGCCGCAGATTGCTCCAGTTGAACTGGCACAAAAGAAGACTATCTACCTGGAAGGCTAG
- the LOC101217479 gene encoding uncharacterized protein LOC101217479 isoform X8 — protein MVFSVGNGRMAVMTRLLAAGSFSRTIAGKSREEVGHQKFASEFICRELRDADEANLIDEEDMHVFGLKPMVDPLNLVCCNICKKPVKASQYIIHSELCRSLGFRQGTIMDLDGGMGHRKHSRKEKKKLLSTDANISAVVEKEGAESTCVDFSAAPALPINNQFEMIKLTKRACSGVDAASLIHPSTKRSKLITGEGLLLASDLEPSSAKTKIRTDVPFPLASKIYYSQRNNRLRSSLGYLYWEAVASSKEICNIMDQHMTTENIKLFHSTSEEESQEQTSDVIGKKMDNQSLTSAWKSDHNLAVFSSGKCLPAGGASNKFVIGSSVAWPQIAPVELAQKKTIYLEG, from the exons ATGGTATTCTCTGTTGGAAATGGGAGAATGGCTGTGATGACAAGGCTTCTGGCTGCTGGGAGTTTCTCTCGAACTATTGCAGGTAAATCTAGAG AGGAAGTTGGTCATCAGAAATTTGCTTCTGAATTTATCTGCAGAGAACTTCGTGATGCAGATGAAGCAAATTTAATTGATGAAGAAG ATATGCACGTTTTTGGTTTGAAGCCTATGGTTGATCCACTGAACTTG GTTTGCTGCAATATTTGTAAGAAGCCAGTAAAGGCCAGCCAATATATCATTCATTCag AGCTTTGTAGGTCTCTAGGTTTCAGACAAGGAACTATTATGGACCTTGATGGTGGGATGGGCCATAGAAAACACTcaaggaaggagaagaaaaagttacTATCTACTGATGCTA ATATATCAGCTGTTGTGGAGAAAGAAGGGGCTGAATCAACGTGTGTTGACTTTTCTGCTGCACCAGCATTGCCAATTAATAACCAATTTGAAATGATCAAGTTGACAAAAA GAGCCTGTTCTGGTGTAGATGCAGCTAGTCTGATCCATCCTTCGACAAAGCGGTCCAAATT GATAACTGGTGAAGGGCTGTTATTGGCATCTGATTTAGAACCATCGTcagctaaaacaaaaattagaa CAGATGTTCCGTTTCCCCTTGCAAGTAAAATATATTACTCTCAAAGAAACAATCGTCTGCGCTCGTCTCTTGGCTATCTTTACTGGGAGGCCGTTGCTTCTAGCAAGgaaatttgtaatataatgGATCAGCACATGACTAcggaaaatataaaactatttcaCAGTACTTCCGAGGAGGAGTCTCAAGAACAAACAAGTGACGTTATTGGAAAGAAG ATGGATAATCAGTCATTAACCTCTGCATGGAAATCTGACCATAATCTGGCCGTATTCTCATCTGGGAAATGTCTGCCTGCTGGTGGTGCCTCAAATAAGTTTGTTATTGGCAGCAGTGTTGCATGGCCGCAGATTGCTCCAGTTGAACTGGCACAAAAGAAGACTATCTACCTGGAAGGCTAG
- the LOC101217479 gene encoding uncharacterized protein LOC101217479 isoform X2 — translation MVFSVGNGRMAVMTRLLAAGSFSRTIAGKSREEVGHQKFASEFICRELRDADEANLIDEEDMHVFGLKPMVDPLNLVCCNICKKPVKASQYIIHSELCRSLGFRQGTIMDLDGGMGHRKHSRKEKKKLLSTDAIPDISAVVEKEGAESTCVDFSAAPALPINNQFEMIKLTKRNLTCNVAPILDDDTGACSGVDAASLIHPSTKRSKLITGEGLLLASDLEPSSAKTKIRNVPFPLASKIYYSQRNNRLRSSLGYLYWEAVASSKEICNIMDQHMTTENIKLFHSTSEEESQEQTSDVIGKKMDNQSLTSAWKSDHNLAVFSSGKCLPAGGASNKFVIGSSVAWPQIAPVELAQKKTIYLEG, via the exons ATGGTATTCTCTGTTGGAAATGGGAGAATGGCTGTGATGACAAGGCTTCTGGCTGCTGGGAGTTTCTCTCGAACTATTGCAGGTAAATCTAGAG AGGAAGTTGGTCATCAGAAATTTGCTTCTGAATTTATCTGCAGAGAACTTCGTGATGCAGATGAAGCAAATTTAATTGATGAAGAAG ATATGCACGTTTTTGGTTTGAAGCCTATGGTTGATCCACTGAACTTG GTTTGCTGCAATATTTGTAAGAAGCCAGTAAAGGCCAGCCAATATATCATTCATTCag AGCTTTGTAGGTCTCTAGGTTTCAGACAAGGAACTATTATGGACCTTGATGGTGGGATGGGCCATAGAAAACACTcaaggaaggagaagaaaaagttacTATCTACTGATGCTA TCCCAGATATATCAGCTGTTGTGGAGAAAGAAGGGGCTGAATCAACGTGTGTTGACTTTTCTGCTGCACCAGCATTGCCAATTAATAACCAATTTGAAATGATCAAGTTGACAAAAA GAAATTTAACTTGTAATGTGGCGCCTATACTGGATGATGATACAGGAGCCTGTTCTGGTGTAGATGCAGCTAGTCTGATCCATCCTTCGACAAAGCGGTCCAAATT GATAACTGGTGAAGGGCTGTTATTGGCATCTGATTTAGAACCATCGTcagctaaaacaaaaattagaa ATGTTCCGTTTCCCCTTGCAAGTAAAATATATTACTCTCAAAGAAACAATCGTCTGCGCTCGTCTCTTGGCTATCTTTACTGGGAGGCCGTTGCTTCTAGCAAGgaaatttgtaatataatgGATCAGCACATGACTAcggaaaatataaaactatttcaCAGTACTTCCGAGGAGGAGTCTCAAGAACAAACAAGTGACGTTATTGGAAAGAAG ATGGATAATCAGTCATTAACCTCTGCATGGAAATCTGACCATAATCTGGCCGTATTCTCATCTGGGAAATGTCTGCCTGCTGGTGGTGCCTCAAATAAGTTTGTTATTGGCAGCAGTGTTGCATGGCCGCAGATTGCTCCAGTTGAACTGGCACAAAAGAAGACTATCTACCTGGAAGGCTAG
- the LOC101217479 gene encoding uncharacterized protein LOC101217479 isoform X3, protein MVFSVGNGRMAVMTRLLAAGSFSRTIAGKSREEVGHQKFASEFICRELRDADEANLIDEEDMHVFGLKPMVDPLNLVCCNICKKPVKASQYIIHSELCRSLGFRQGTIMDLDGGMGHRKHSRKEKKKLLSTDANISAVVEKEGAESTCVDFSAAPALPINNQFEMIKLTKRNLTCNVAPILDDDTGACSGVDAASLIHPSTKRSKLITGEGLLLASDLEPSSAKTKIRTDVPFPLASKIYYSQRNNRLRSSLGYLYWEAVASSKEICNIMDQHMTTENIKLFHSTSEEESQEQTSDVIGKKMDNQSLTSAWKSDHNLAVFSSGKCLPAGGASNKFVIGSSVAWPQIAPVELAQKKTIYLEG, encoded by the exons ATGGTATTCTCTGTTGGAAATGGGAGAATGGCTGTGATGACAAGGCTTCTGGCTGCTGGGAGTTTCTCTCGAACTATTGCAGGTAAATCTAGAG AGGAAGTTGGTCATCAGAAATTTGCTTCTGAATTTATCTGCAGAGAACTTCGTGATGCAGATGAAGCAAATTTAATTGATGAAGAAG ATATGCACGTTTTTGGTTTGAAGCCTATGGTTGATCCACTGAACTTG GTTTGCTGCAATATTTGTAAGAAGCCAGTAAAGGCCAGCCAATATATCATTCATTCag AGCTTTGTAGGTCTCTAGGTTTCAGACAAGGAACTATTATGGACCTTGATGGTGGGATGGGCCATAGAAAACACTcaaggaaggagaagaaaaagttacTATCTACTGATGCTA ATATATCAGCTGTTGTGGAGAAAGAAGGGGCTGAATCAACGTGTGTTGACTTTTCTGCTGCACCAGCATTGCCAATTAATAACCAATTTGAAATGATCAAGTTGACAAAAA GAAATTTAACTTGTAATGTGGCGCCTATACTGGATGATGATACAGGAGCCTGTTCTGGTGTAGATGCAGCTAGTCTGATCCATCCTTCGACAAAGCGGTCCAAATT GATAACTGGTGAAGGGCTGTTATTGGCATCTGATTTAGAACCATCGTcagctaaaacaaaaattagaa CAGATGTTCCGTTTCCCCTTGCAAGTAAAATATATTACTCTCAAAGAAACAATCGTCTGCGCTCGTCTCTTGGCTATCTTTACTGGGAGGCCGTTGCTTCTAGCAAGgaaatttgtaatataatgGATCAGCACATGACTAcggaaaatataaaactatttcaCAGTACTTCCGAGGAGGAGTCTCAAGAACAAACAAGTGACGTTATTGGAAAGAAG ATGGATAATCAGTCATTAACCTCTGCATGGAAATCTGACCATAATCTGGCCGTATTCTCATCTGGGAAATGTCTGCCTGCTGGTGGTGCCTCAAATAAGTTTGTTATTGGCAGCAGTGTTGCATGGCCGCAGATTGCTCCAGTTGAACTGGCACAAAAGAAGACTATCTACCTGGAAGGCTAG
- the LOC101217479 gene encoding uncharacterized protein LOC101217479 isoform X4, with translation MVFSVGNGRMAVMTRLLAAGSFSRTIAGKSREEVGHQKFASEFICRELRDADEANLIDEEDMHVFGLKPMVDPLNLVCCNICKKPVKASQYIIHSELCRSLGFRQGTIMDLDGGMGHRKHSRKEKKKLLSTDANISAVVEKEGAESTCVDFSAAPALPINNQFEMIKLTKRNLTCNVAPILDDDTGACSGVDAASLIHPSTKRSKLITGEGLLLASDLEPSSAKTKIRNVPFPLASKIYYSQRNNRLRSSLGYLYWEAVASSKEICNIMDQHMTTENIKLFHSTSEEESQEQTSDVIGKKMDNQSLTSAWKSDHNLAVFSSGKCLPAGGASNKFVIGSSVAWPQIAPVELAQKKTIYLEG, from the exons ATGGTATTCTCTGTTGGAAATGGGAGAATGGCTGTGATGACAAGGCTTCTGGCTGCTGGGAGTTTCTCTCGAACTATTGCAGGTAAATCTAGAG AGGAAGTTGGTCATCAGAAATTTGCTTCTGAATTTATCTGCAGAGAACTTCGTGATGCAGATGAAGCAAATTTAATTGATGAAGAAG ATATGCACGTTTTTGGTTTGAAGCCTATGGTTGATCCACTGAACTTG GTTTGCTGCAATATTTGTAAGAAGCCAGTAAAGGCCAGCCAATATATCATTCATTCag AGCTTTGTAGGTCTCTAGGTTTCAGACAAGGAACTATTATGGACCTTGATGGTGGGATGGGCCATAGAAAACACTcaaggaaggagaagaaaaagttacTATCTACTGATGCTA ATATATCAGCTGTTGTGGAGAAAGAAGGGGCTGAATCAACGTGTGTTGACTTTTCTGCTGCACCAGCATTGCCAATTAATAACCAATTTGAAATGATCAAGTTGACAAAAA GAAATTTAACTTGTAATGTGGCGCCTATACTGGATGATGATACAGGAGCCTGTTCTGGTGTAGATGCAGCTAGTCTGATCCATCCTTCGACAAAGCGGTCCAAATT GATAACTGGTGAAGGGCTGTTATTGGCATCTGATTTAGAACCATCGTcagctaaaacaaaaattagaa ATGTTCCGTTTCCCCTTGCAAGTAAAATATATTACTCTCAAAGAAACAATCGTCTGCGCTCGTCTCTTGGCTATCTTTACTGGGAGGCCGTTGCTTCTAGCAAGgaaatttgtaatataatgGATCAGCACATGACTAcggaaaatataaaactatttcaCAGTACTTCCGAGGAGGAGTCTCAAGAACAAACAAGTGACGTTATTGGAAAGAAG ATGGATAATCAGTCATTAACCTCTGCATGGAAATCTGACCATAATCTGGCCGTATTCTCATCTGGGAAATGTCTGCCTGCTGGTGGTGCCTCAAATAAGTTTGTTATTGGCAGCAGTGTTGCATGGCCGCAGATTGCTCCAGTTGAACTGGCACAAAAGAAGACTATCTACCTGGAAGGCTAG
- the LOC101217713 gene encoding tubby-like F-box protein 3 has translation MLEKGKTSAFTTHFHYISQSSKSPFSPSSSTSSSSSLFSSISLNFSSIFSPRFFFISSIFFIIPTLSSLSMSLKSIIQEMRSRSRRVVQDGSTPEVGDALAQSCWAYMPQELLREVLVRIESSENAWPPRKTVVACAGVCRSWRRITKEIVKTPEVSARLTFPISVKQPGPRDLLLHCFIKRNRSAQTYCLYLSLTSALADDGKFLLAARKCRRATCTDYIISLHADDMSKASGTFVGKLRSNFLGTKFTIFDGQPPHAGAKISKSRSSRLVGLKQVSPKVPAGNYPVAHISYELNVLGSRGPRRMHCVMDAIPASSIEPGGVAPIQTEFSPSRIDFLPSLRFSWSKSNHADNQPSGSSTNQKDGVLVLRNKAPRWHEQLQCWCLNFHGRVTIASVKNFQLVASPENGVAGPEHEKIILQFGKVGKDIFTMDYRYPISAFQAFAICLSSFDTKIACE, from the exons ATGTTAGAGAAAGGCAAAACTTCGGCTTTCACTACACATTTCCATTACATATCACAATCCTCGAAATCTCCATTCtcaccttcttcttctacttcgtcttcttcttctctgttttcttcaatttccctgaatttctcttcaattttctcCCCAagattcttcttcatttcctccATCTTCTTCATAATTCCCACTCTTTCTTCACTTTCAATGTCTTTGAAGAGTATAATTCAGGAAATGAGATCCAGGTCCCGCCGCGTCGTTCAGGATGGATCCACGCCCGAAGTCGGCGACGCTTTGGCGCAGAGCTGTTGGGCTTACATGCCTCAGGAGTTGTTGAGAGAGGTCTTGGTTAGAATCGAGAGTTCTGAGAATGCTTGGCCTCCGCGGAAGACCGTAGTGGCCTGTGCTGGAGTTTGCCGGAGTTGGAGACGGATTACTAAGGAGATAGTTAAAACTCCTGAGGTTTCTGCTAGATTGACGTTTCCTATTTCTGTTAAACAG CCTGGTCCAAGGGATTTGCTTCTTCATTGCTTCATAAAACGGAATCGATCCGCACAAACTTATTGCCTTTACCTTAGTTTGACTAGTG CACTTGCTGACGATGGAAAGTTTCTTCTTGCTGCTCGTAAGTGTCGACGGGCCACCTGCACTGATTATATAATATCTTTGCATGCTGATGACATGTCCAAGGCAAGTGGCACCTTTGTTGGAAAATTAAG atcTAATTTTTTAGGAACAAAGTTCACCATCTTTGATGGACAGCCACCTCATGCAGGAGCCAAGATTTCAAAGAGTCGTTCCTCTAGGCTTGTGGGCCTGAAACAAGTATCACCTAAAGTTCCTGCCGGCAACTACCCTGTGGCTCACATCTCATATGAATTAAATGTCTTGGGTTCAAG GGGTCCAAGGAGAATGCATTGTGTAATGGATGCTATTCCTGCCTCTTCTATCGAGCCAGGAGGGGTGGCTCCAATACAAACTGAATTCTCGCCGAGCCGTATAGACTTTCTTCCATCATTGAGATTTTCCTGGTCAAAATCGAATCACGCAGACAATCAACCATCGGGATCTTCAACTAATCAGAAAGATGGAGTTCTAGTGCTTAGGAACAAGGCGCCTCGGTGGCACGAACAGCTCCAATGTTGGTGTTTGAACTTCCATGGGCGAGTGACGATTGCTTCAGTGAAAAATTTTCAGTTAGTAGCTTCACCTGAAAATGGAGTTGCCGGACCTGAACATGAGAAGATCATTCTTCAATTTGGAAAAGTTGGAAAGGATATATTTACTATGGACTACAGATATCCAATCTCAGCGTTTCAAGCTTTTGCCATCTGCCTCAGTAGCTTTGACACAAAGATCGCTTGTGAATGA